In one window of Leptospira sp. GIMC2001 DNA:
- a CDS encoding STAS domain-containing protein — MKIKVTTKNDVHIIKIEGAIKAGNEFELGEKIEQYIKKGNVPKFIIDLKKVPFINSAGLGTFLNIYKHIDGLNGRIVFANLNSDIENLMEITKLASIFEIYKTLEEALESFEY, encoded by the coding sequence ATGAAAATTAAAGTTACTACAAAAAATGACGTCCATATCATCAAAATTGAAGGCGCAATCAAGGCGGGCAATGAATTTGAATTGGGAGAGAAAATTGAACAATATATTAAGAAAGGAAATGTACCCAAGTTCATAATTGATTTGAAGAAAGTCCCTTTTATAAACTCTGCTGGGCTTGGAACTTTTCTGAATATTTATAAACATATAGATGGATTAAATGGTCGTATCGTATTTGCAAATTTAAACTCCGATATTGAGAACTTGATGGAGATTACGAAACTTGCGAGTATATTTGAAATATACAAAACTTTGGAAGAGGCTCTAGAATCTTTCGAATACTAA
- a CDS encoding TolC family protein, whose translation MYKLILFFCIYLSLFFYISCIPSIKEENHRNLQLPKNFNEEEVDEKTKNLAEEVWTKFFNDPHQINLIQTAMANNQELAKLEQEIQIANNEILARQGEYLPKLGLVADSGIEKVERFSTENANSPTLFTKGGVMMTWEIDIWKKLRNSTKAAYLRYLASVEGRRFVVTNLISEISNTYYEMNSLHTQMQLIDDYIKVLTRINEIVSLLQQAGRTNKLAVQRFNAEVSKNQAKKFQLQQNLSIAENRMNALLGRFPQSINYQLEDFLNLDLPEIQTSVPVKLLENRPDLRQASLELQASKLDVDVARARFYPSLSIDGNLGYEAFNSKHFDGTQVGVAYALAGGITMPLLNRRGIEASYRTANNMQIQALYNYEQTLIESFTEVSNQIIKLKNLKYIYDLKSQQVDTLKKGTETADALFRAGRTDYVDVLLTQRDFIEAQIELVEIKNEQLQSSIGLYKAIGGGWRGQN comes from the coding sequence ATGTATAAACTAATTCTATTTTTTTGCATTTATCTTAGCTTATTTTTCTATATTTCGTGTATTCCTTCTATTAAGGAAGAAAATCATAGAAATTTGCAATTGCCAAAAAATTTCAACGAAGAAGAAGTAGACGAAAAAACCAAAAATCTAGCAGAAGAAGTTTGGACCAAATTTTTCAATGATCCTCATCAAATAAATTTGATTCAAACTGCAATGGCTAATAATCAGGAACTTGCAAAACTTGAGCAGGAAATTCAAATTGCAAATAATGAAATTCTTGCTAGGCAAGGTGAGTATCTACCTAAATTGGGCCTTGTGGCCGATTCAGGAATAGAAAAGGTCGAAAGATTCAGTACTGAAAATGCAAATTCCCCCACCTTATTTACTAAAGGTGGAGTTATGATGACTTGGGAGATAGACATTTGGAAAAAACTTCGTAATTCAACCAAGGCAGCTTATTTAAGATATTTAGCGAGTGTTGAAGGTCGTCGATTTGTAGTTACAAATCTAATATCCGAGATATCAAATACTTATTACGAAATGAATTCTTTGCATACTCAGATGCAATTGATTGATGATTACATTAAAGTTTTAACCAGGATAAATGAAATTGTGTCATTGCTTCAACAAGCTGGGCGAACAAATAAGCTTGCAGTCCAGAGATTTAATGCTGAAGTTTCAAAAAATCAAGCTAAGAAATTTCAGTTACAGCAAAATTTATCAATCGCTGAGAATCGAATGAATGCATTGTTAGGACGATTCCCACAGTCAATAAATTACCAACTGGAGGATTTTCTAAATTTAGATCTGCCTGAAATACAAACATCCGTACCAGTTAAACTCTTAGAAAATCGTCCTGACTTACGACAGGCAAGTTTGGAATTGCAAGCAAGTAAACTGGATGTAGATGTTGCTCGAGCACGGTTCTATCCTTCGCTATCCATTGATGGAAACTTAGGTTATGAAGCTTTCAATTCTAAACATTTTGATGGAACTCAAGTTGGAGTTGCATATGCTCTGGCAGGTGGTATTACTATGCCGCTACTGAATAGACGAGGAATAGAAGCAAGCTATAGGACTGCAAATAATATGCAGATCCAAGCTTTATATAATTATGAACAGACTCTTATTGAGTCGTTTACAGAAGTTAGTAATCAAATCATTAAATTAAAAAACTTAAAATATATATATGATCTAAAATCTCAACAAGTTGATACTTTAAAAAAAGGTACAGAAACGGCGGATGCTTTATTTCGTGCTGGACGAACTGATTATGTTGATGTTCTTCTCACTCAGCGTGATTTCATTGAGGCTCAAATCGAATTGGTAGAAATTAAAAATGAACAATTGCAATCCTCGATTGGATTGTATAAGGCTATTGGTGGAGGTTGGAGAGGCCAGAATTGA
- a CDS encoding LIC_11026 family protein — protein MQSKILFWLRKKKIQFVVVIFFLYHAIFNSFTGQFLLNQLYPKFLQDGSLKANVSGLSLFYGLTIEDIKLFNANRFTPNTVFSADKIILGYNLPAVIWGRLRVGEIGLYNAKIHLIQENGIWNWQDILVQSDTSQESEKLIEEKDESNEDSNSLPLPIPISAYIKIAIENLDFRLEKRDPLNPVDLGFKSADLKLDLDSFRTTNIPYNLSAIDLIDSIHMELNPNDPILVWYKDKNLEFESPLDSHISIHTDRSESQLSLESKMNIGGKELMIRRKGKQALVLSAYLRYAIDFIPVENKILLENLDLHFQGDQWLQAQGEILNPDSSNRSVNIRLSESNINLDKLSRFLEELPITPMKLGGMIHLSPLHVIGPSNDLNLDWQAQARNIFYRSGKQEHSSKYVDLDLLARLDLDSEENPTAADPIPILKRLDIRNLRAEYNDLTANLVGYASSDSGIDLNLVLDKMNLRTFLSTLGGFLSVRGKVTGYDFSDLKLDFELNLQSFRFMLDRSQSGTSHSKAKIGSNLKFNHPFGLSEVKDTKLTLSTKNNSNLSAIDLIAKPRLFLEDKFLIQVDSLNLGINLTHLIPILPLYLREKVAPVESAIGGKIDLAAKGIFDISKKEYKLNLNGTIPGLELRDLSCDTSIKLKAESKFGEAIELEQLKIRAYGGSLGLDASGLLYEKKSAVKPPIGPYFGNLALKLFLKSNIEKYIAKGLTYRGDLYLDAKILDKDLVGEVISNNTKIIYNNGRCPGDNCKLFLVENLNADISIQHDLSQNTTIPLIDGDKARFIKTYGRLGRDNLTIHQVLGSHPSIVDAPFVYVKGQGNYPGLTSRVQYKENYLFIDGLKLSLLDGTVYGKDILVNIGSTDLAKMEYMATLQLRDIDLRQLLSVNAQKSIDDGKIKADLNISGNNLSDPIPNMDLYFSIFQIGRDFGKSALNVISTKGAIMNFITDSYAVDKVEVELSKGLVYADVLFKKSILSYMVALEDNKITQQRMPLANFLKRAESEISTYR, from the coding sequence ATGCAATCGAAAATCCTATTCTGGCTTAGAAAGAAAAAAATACAATTTGTTGTTGTAATTTTTTTTCTATACCATGCAATTTTCAATTCATTCACAGGACAATTTTTACTCAACCAACTATATCCAAAATTTCTTCAAGATGGAAGCCTAAAGGCAAATGTTTCTGGACTTTCCTTATTTTATGGCTTAACTATTGAAGATATAAAGCTATTCAATGCAAATAGGTTTACTCCCAATACCGTATTTAGTGCAGACAAAATTATATTGGGATATAACCTACCTGCCGTTATATGGGGAAGACTTAGAGTCGGTGAGATAGGTCTCTACAATGCTAAGATTCATTTGATCCAGGAAAATGGGATCTGGAATTGGCAAGATATTCTTGTTCAATCGGACACAAGCCAGGAGTCCGAGAAATTGATTGAAGAGAAGGATGAATCCAATGAAGATTCTAATTCTCTCCCACTACCGATTCCAATCAGCGCTTATATTAAGATTGCTATAGAAAATTTAGATTTTCGCTTAGAAAAGCGAGATCCCCTCAATCCTGTAGATTTAGGTTTTAAATCTGCCGATCTCAAGTTGGATCTAGATAGTTTTCGAACAACAAATATTCCGTACAATTTGTCCGCAATAGATCTGATTGATTCTATTCATATGGAACTCAATCCCAACGATCCAATCCTTGTCTGGTATAAGGATAAGAATTTAGAATTCGAAAGTCCTTTAGATAGTCATATTTCTATCCATACAGATCGAAGTGAATCTCAACTCTCCCTTGAGTCGAAGATGAATATTGGCGGTAAAGAATTAATGATTCGAAGGAAAGGTAAGCAAGCTTTAGTTTTGAGTGCTTATCTTCGTTATGCGATCGATTTTATTCCTGTAGAGAATAAAATACTATTAGAAAATTTGGATCTTCATTTTCAAGGTGATCAGTGGCTTCAAGCTCAAGGAGAAATCCTCAATCCTGATTCATCGAATCGTAGCGTAAATATTCGTCTCAGCGAATCTAATATCAACTTGGACAAATTGTCCAGATTCCTAGAAGAATTACCTATCACTCCGATGAAATTGGGTGGAATGATTCACCTAAGTCCTTTGCATGTGATCGGTCCATCGAACGATCTAAATTTGGATTGGCAAGCACAGGCAAGAAATATTTTTTATCGAAGTGGCAAGCAAGAGCATTCATCCAAGTACGTAGACTTGGACCTACTGGCAAGACTCGACTTGGATTCGGAAGAAAATCCAACAGCAGCTGATCCAATTCCCATATTGAAGAGATTGGATATCCGAAATCTGAGAGCAGAATACAATGATCTAACAGCAAATCTAGTTGGTTATGCGAGCTCTGATTCAGGAATTGATCTTAACTTGGTTCTAGATAAAATGAATTTGAGGACATTTCTCTCGACACTAGGTGGCTTCCTTTCTGTGCGAGGAAAAGTGACTGGATACGATTTCTCGGATCTTAAGCTTGATTTCGAACTAAATCTTCAATCATTTCGATTCATGCTGGATCGTAGCCAATCTGGAACTTCTCATTCAAAAGCCAAAATCGGAAGCAACTTGAAATTCAATCATCCATTTGGATTGAGTGAAGTGAAAGATACTAAGCTCACGCTTTCTACCAAGAATAATAGCAATCTTTCCGCCATCGATTTGATTGCGAAACCAAGACTTTTTTTAGAAGATAAATTTCTCATTCAAGTTGATAGCTTAAATTTGGGAATCAATCTAACCCATTTGATTCCCATCTTACCTTTATACCTGCGCGAAAAGGTCGCTCCCGTTGAATCTGCGATAGGTGGCAAAATTGATCTAGCTGCTAAGGGTATTTTTGACATAAGCAAAAAAGAATACAAGTTGAACTTAAATGGAACGATCCCAGGACTTGAACTTAGAGATCTCAGTTGTGATACTTCAATTAAACTAAAAGCCGAATCCAAGTTTGGCGAGGCAATAGAACTTGAACAACTGAAAATTCGTGCCTACGGTGGAAGTCTAGGGCTTGACGCATCAGGACTACTCTATGAGAAAAAATCAGCAGTCAAGCCGCCAATCGGTCCTTATTTCGGCAATTTAGCTTTAAAACTATTCTTGAAATCTAATATAGAAAAATACATCGCAAAAGGCTTAACCTATCGAGGGGATCTATACCTCGATGCGAAAATTCTAGATAAGGATTTGGTAGGTGAGGTAATTTCGAATAATACCAAAATCATCTACAATAATGGGCGTTGTCCTGGGGATAATTGTAAATTATTTCTGGTTGAGAATTTGAATGCAGACATTTCAATTCAGCATGATCTATCACAAAATACTACTATTCCACTCATTGATGGAGATAAGGCTCGCTTTATTAAGACTTATGGTAGATTGGGGAGAGACAATTTAACGATTCATCAGGTTTTAGGTTCTCATCCGTCGATAGTGGATGCTCCTTTTGTTTATGTTAAAGGTCAAGGGAATTATCCCGGTCTTACTTCGAGAGTTCAATACAAGGAAAATTATCTGTTCATCGACGGACTAAAGCTTTCTTTACTGGATGGAACGGTTTATGGTAAAGACATCTTAGTGAATATTGGTTCGACTGATCTTGCAAAAATGGAATATATGGCAACGCTTCAATTGCGTGATATTGATTTACGCCAATTACTCTCTGTTAATGCACAGAAATCCATAGATGATGGTAAAATAAAAGCAGACCTGAATATTTCTGGAAACAATTTGTCCGATCCTATTCCAAATATGGATCTATATTTTAGTATTTTTCAAATCGGTCGAGATTTTGGTAAAAGCGCATTGAATGTGATCTCCACTAAGGGTGCAATCATGAACTTTATAACAGATAGTTATGCTGTAGATAAAGTAGAAGTGGAATTATCTAAAGGATTAGTATATGCTGATGTACTATTTAAAAAATCTATTTTAAGCTATATGGTTGCATTGGAAGACAATAAAATTACTCAGCAGAGAATGCCTCTTGCAAATTTCTTAAAACGAGCGGAATCAGAAATCTCTACATATAGGTAG
- a CDS encoding DUF1318 domain-containing protein, with the protein MKNLLNLETTIPNIESKLYFISIFLFISIIFQNCSFKAPPITFTQTQTASERQMIGEDKDIEKDGWLISSIKSSSSGSDQWERDISLDSKLDRDTQIQLKKLAYLSAELFEFKAKGFVGESFDGKVKRNPTLSADPNLDKRIRGLIDLVNDTRSKVVEASIIAEKKKNTQVIEEDFRKSLLNDYYLSVEPGEYFESSNGRWERKE; encoded by the coding sequence ATGAAAAATCTATTGAACTTAGAAACAACAATTCCTAACATCGAATCTAAATTATATTTCATCAGTATTTTCCTTTTTATCTCAATTATTTTTCAAAATTGTAGCTTTAAAGCTCCTCCAATCACATTTACTCAGACACAGACTGCATCTGAAAGACAAATGATCGGAGAAGACAAGGATATAGAAAAAGATGGATGGTTGATCTCATCTATTAAGTCTTCCAGCTCTGGATCAGATCAATGGGAACGAGACATCTCTCTTGATTCCAAATTGGACCGCGATACTCAGATTCAATTAAAAAAACTCGCTTATTTGAGCGCTGAACTTTTTGAATTCAAAGCAAAAGGCTTTGTTGGTGAATCATTCGACGGTAAAGTGAAGCGCAATCCGACCCTCAGTGCAGATCCTAATTTGGACAAACGCATTCGAGGCCTAATTGATCTAGTCAATGATACCCGTTCAAAAGTTGTTGAGGCTTCAATAATTGCAGAAAAGAAAAAAAATACTCAGGTCATTGAAGAAGATTTTAGAAAATCATTGTTAAATGACTATTATTTGAGTGTTGAACCAGGCGAATATTTCGAATCAAGCAATGGACGTTGGGAGAGAAAAGAATAG